A single genomic interval of Macadamia integrifolia cultivar HAES 741 chromosome 6, SCU_Mint_v3, whole genome shotgun sequence harbors:
- the LOC122081363 gene encoding putative disease resistance protein At1g59780 isoform X2 produces MAESVIISFSQRLHVMIIEEYKFLHRVQEQVVSLRDELQWISSFLRDAEMQGKRNERVELWVSQIRDLAYDAEDALDIFILNVMWLRKRNIRWLIKYPARLITLHKLGSQIEGINKRIERISTYKSKYAIDNLDDKESLGKDVALNERRSAPNVEQDDVVGFDSQSEAVAKMLLRQEEEEEEEEDSAKVVGHVVSIVGMSGSDDLYNMKQLEKDDSLMLLKKKAFPNMSSFAQELEEPAMKIVEKCAGLPLAIVLLGGLLLAKQKIIEVWNKVLQNVKWQIRQGFTTGCLELISFIYDNLPNVLKPCFLYLGLFQRNSSINCERLIQLWIAEGFIQETGEETMEDVAEDYLEDLNQRNMIQVLCRRSNGSIEKFCIHGLLREFAISKGRQDKFLDVLGTKRSPTHTMSCRLAVHLTSKMEKGTEIPESSSLNSLRSMLCFNHLSNVRLEEKSFYKSFKFLRVLDMRGVTDLRRLPYEIGKLVLLKYLNLYGTKIERLPSSIRNLQNLQTLDISETRINGIPRSVWKLEELRHFYANLKPVSHSNSSDTGNGISCNLHCKIIDAGVRAPPKIRRLRNLHTLSTAGDNWISNDFGQLINLRKLQITEVSMDLYGEALSNSILSLIYLKELDIKWKEGKLQFQDSLSNHFQLYKMRLLGVMEKLPTDPNFFPPNLTELELCHTDLKQEDGPMKSLAALKNLKLLKLHERSFLGNQMVFPAKGFPNLIYLDLAFLTDLEELKVEEGSFPNLKFLSLVSLNSLRELPDGLQKVSSLEKLYLLGMPPKFQERTEEDVGDDWPKIKHIPSIKFGSVKFAKLDLVY; encoded by the exons atggctgagagTGTGATCATATCTTTCTCCCAAAGACTGCATGTGATGATAATAGAAGAATACAAATTTCTGCATAGGGTGCAAGAGCAGGTTGTGTCTCTTCGTGATGAGCTCCAATGGATCAGTTCCTTTCTAAGGGATGCTGAAATGCAAGGTAAAAGGAATGAGAGAGTGGAGCTATGGGTGAGCCAGATCAGAGACCTTGCTTATGATGCTGAGGATGCCCTTGACATCTTCATCCTAAATGTTATGTGGCTAAGGAAGAGAAATATAAGATGGCTTATCAAGTATCCTGCCAGACTTATTACTCTTCACAAGTTGGGGAGCCAAATTGAGGGCATCAACAAAAGGATTGAAAGGATTTCAACTTACAAATCAAAGTATGCCATTGATAACCTTGATGATAAAGAGTCTTTGGGCAAAGATGTGGCATTGAATGAGAGGAGATCAGCCCCGAATGTGGAACAAGACGATGTCGTTGGCTTCGATAGTCAATCAGAAGCTGTGGCTAAAATGTTGTtgagacaagaagaagaagaagaagaagaagaagattcagcGAAAGTAGTAGGCCATGTTGTTTCAATTGTTGGGATGTCTGGTTCAG atgatctctacaacatgaAACAATTGGAAAAGGATGACAGTTTAATGCTCTTGAAAAAGAAGGCTTTCCCTAACATGAGTAGTTTCGCTCAAGAACTGGAGGAACCAGCAATGAAAATTGTCGAAAAATGCGCCGGTTTACCACTTGCAATTGTTTTATTGGGTGGTCTCTTGTTAGCAAAGCAGAAGATAATTGAAGTGTGGAACAAAGTATTGCAAAATGTGAAATGGCAGATACGTCAAGGCTTTACTACTGGATGCTTGGAGctaatatcttttatttatgatAATCTACCTAATGTCTTGAAGCCTTGCTTTCTCTATCTTGGCCTTTTCCAAAGAAACAGTTCCATCAATTGTGAAAGGTTAATTCAATTATGGATTGCAGAGGGTTTCATACAAGAGACAGGAGAAGAAACAATGGAAGATGTTGCTGAGGACTACCTTGAAGATTTGAATCAAAGGAACATGATCCAAGTACTATGTAGGAGATCAAATGGAAGTATTGAAAAATTTTGCATCCATGGTCTCTTACGAGAATTTGCCATCTCAAAAGGGCGACAAGACAAATTTCTCGACGTTTTGGGGACTAAACGTTCCCCAACCCATACCATGTCGTGTCGACTTGCTGTTCATTTAACTAGCAAGATGGAAAAAGGGACTGAAATTCCAGAGAGCTCATCTTTAAATAGTCTCCGGTCGATGTTGTGCTTCAATCACTTGAGCAATGTAAGATTAGAGGAGAAATCTTTCTATAAAAGCTTCAAATTTCTTAGGGTGTTGGATATGCGAGGAGTAACAGATCTCCGGCGATTACCCTATGAAATAGGCAAGCTTGTCCTCCTAAAGTACTTGAATCTATATGGAACCAAGATAGAAAGGCTTCCATCCTCAATAAGAAATCTCCAAAATTTGCAAACCCTAGATATATCAGAGACTAGAATCAATGGCATACCTCGGTCAGTATGGAAATTGGAAGAGCTAAGACATTTTTATGCGAATCTTAAACCTGTTTCACATTCTAATTCATCTGATACTGGTAATGGAATTTCTTGTAATCTTCACTGCAAGATTATTGATGCCGGTGTTCGTGCTCCTCCGAAAATCAGGCGATTAAGGAATCTTCATACACTATCTACAGCAGGAGACAATTGGATAAGCAATGACTTTGGGCAATTGATCAACCTCAGAAAGCTTCAGATAACTGAAGTGAGCATGGACCTTTATGGAGAAGCATTATCTAACTCCATTCTCAGCCTTATATACCTTAAGGAGTTGGATATTAAATGGAAAGAAGGCAAGCTACAGTTTCAAGATTCACTTTCAAACCATTTTCAACTCTACAAAATGAGATTGTTAGGAGTGATGGAAAAGTTACCAACGGATCccaatttctttccaccaaATCTTACTGAGTTGGAGTTATGTCATACAGATCTAAAGCAAGAAGATGGGCCAATGAAAAGCCTAGCAGCATTGAAGAACCTAAAGTTACTCAAACTTCATGAGAGAAGTTTCTTGGGAAACCAGATGGTGTTTCCTGCAAAAGGGTTTCCTAATCTTATATACTTGGATCTAGCATTTTTAACTGACTTAGAAGAATTAAAGGTGGAGGAAGGGTCATTCCCCAATCTTAAGTTTCTGAGTCTTGTCAGTTTAAACAGCCTAAGGGAGTTACCAGATGGATTGCAAAAAGTCTCCAGTCTTGAGAAGCTTTATTTACTTGGTATGCCACCAAAATTCCAAGAAAGGACTGAAGAAGATGTGGGAGATGATTGGCCTAAGATCAAGCATATACCATCCATTAAGTTTGGATCAGTCAAATTCGCAAAGCTGGATCTCGTTTATTGA
- the LOC122081363 gene encoding disease resistance protein RPH8A-like isoform X1, with the protein MAESVIISFSQRLHVMIIEEYKFLHRVQEQVVSLRDELQWISSFLRDAEMQGKRNERVELWVSQIRDLAYDAEDALDIFILNVMWLRKRNIRWLIKYPARLITLHKLGSQIEGINKRIERISTYKSKYAIDNLDDKESLGKDVALNERRSAPNVEQDDVVGFDSQSEAVAKMLLRQEEEEEEEEDSAKVVGHVVSIVGMSGSGKSTLAHKVYNDVKFYFDSCAWIYVSQNFKSESLLQSIKMQNHEREDMGKLLVVFDAVWNITDWDDLKNHVIDKIIQSTEGIVVLLTTHSPEVAEYAKLSSTDDLYNMKQLEKDDSLMLLKKKAFPNMSSFAQELEEPAMKIVEKCAGLPLAIVLLGGLLLAKQKIIEVWNKVLQNVKWQIRQGFTTGCLELISFIYDNLPNVLKPCFLYLGLFQRNSSINCERLIQLWIAEGFIQETGEETMEDVAEDYLEDLNQRNMIQVLCRRSNGSIEKFCIHGLLREFAISKGRQDKFLDVLGTKRSPTHTMSCRLAVHLTSKMEKGTEIPESSSLNSLRSMLCFNHLSNVRLEEKSFYKSFKFLRVLDMRGVTDLRRLPYEIGKLVLLKYLNLYGTKIERLPSSIRNLQNLQTLDISETRINGIPRSVWKLEELRHFYANLKPVSHSNSSDTGNGISCNLHCKIIDAGVRAPPKIRRLRNLHTLSTAGDNWISNDFGQLINLRKLQITEVSMDLYGEALSNSILSLIYLKELDIKWKEGKLQFQDSLSNHFQLYKMRLLGVMEKLPTDPNFFPPNLTELELCHTDLKQEDGPMKSLAALKNLKLLKLHERSFLGNQMVFPAKGFPNLIYLDLAFLTDLEELKVEEGSFPNLKFLSLVSLNSLRELPDGLQKVSSLEKLYLLGMPPKFQERTEEDVGDDWPKIKHIPSIKFGSVKFAKLDLVY; encoded by the coding sequence atggctgagagTGTGATCATATCTTTCTCCCAAAGACTGCATGTGATGATAATAGAAGAATACAAATTTCTGCATAGGGTGCAAGAGCAGGTTGTGTCTCTTCGTGATGAGCTCCAATGGATCAGTTCCTTTCTAAGGGATGCTGAAATGCAAGGTAAAAGGAATGAGAGAGTGGAGCTATGGGTGAGCCAGATCAGAGACCTTGCTTATGATGCTGAGGATGCCCTTGACATCTTCATCCTAAATGTTATGTGGCTAAGGAAGAGAAATATAAGATGGCTTATCAAGTATCCTGCCAGACTTATTACTCTTCACAAGTTGGGGAGCCAAATTGAGGGCATCAACAAAAGGATTGAAAGGATTTCAACTTACAAATCAAAGTATGCCATTGATAACCTTGATGATAAAGAGTCTTTGGGCAAAGATGTGGCATTGAATGAGAGGAGATCAGCCCCGAATGTGGAACAAGACGATGTCGTTGGCTTCGATAGTCAATCAGAAGCTGTGGCTAAAATGTTGTtgagacaagaagaagaagaagaagaagaagaagattcagcGAAAGTAGTAGGCCATGTTGTTTCAATTGTTGGGATGTCTGGTTCAGGTAAGTCCACCCTTGCTCACAAGGTCTACAATGatgttaaattttattttgattcttgtGCTTGGATATATGTCTCCCAAAATTTTAAATCGGAAAGTCTCTTGCAAAGCATCAAGATGCAAAATCATGAGAGGGAAGATATGGGGAAATTATTAGTAGTCTTTGATGCTGTATGGAACATAACAGATTGGGATGACTTAAAAAATCATGTCATAGATAAAATCATCCAAAGCACAGAAGGTATAGTAGTTCTGCTGACTACTCACTCTCCTGAAGTAGCTGAATATGCCAAATTATCATCTACAgatgatctctacaacatgaAACAATTGGAAAAGGATGACAGTTTAATGCTCTTGAAAAAGAAGGCTTTCCCTAACATGAGTAGTTTCGCTCAAGAACTGGAGGAACCAGCAATGAAAATTGTCGAAAAATGCGCCGGTTTACCACTTGCAATTGTTTTATTGGGTGGTCTCTTGTTAGCAAAGCAGAAGATAATTGAAGTGTGGAACAAAGTATTGCAAAATGTGAAATGGCAGATACGTCAAGGCTTTACTACTGGATGCTTGGAGctaatatcttttatttatgatAATCTACCTAATGTCTTGAAGCCTTGCTTTCTCTATCTTGGCCTTTTCCAAAGAAACAGTTCCATCAATTGTGAAAGGTTAATTCAATTATGGATTGCAGAGGGTTTCATACAAGAGACAGGAGAAGAAACAATGGAAGATGTTGCTGAGGACTACCTTGAAGATTTGAATCAAAGGAACATGATCCAAGTACTATGTAGGAGATCAAATGGAAGTATTGAAAAATTTTGCATCCATGGTCTCTTACGAGAATTTGCCATCTCAAAAGGGCGACAAGACAAATTTCTCGACGTTTTGGGGACTAAACGTTCCCCAACCCATACCATGTCGTGTCGACTTGCTGTTCATTTAACTAGCAAGATGGAAAAAGGGACTGAAATTCCAGAGAGCTCATCTTTAAATAGTCTCCGGTCGATGTTGTGCTTCAATCACTTGAGCAATGTAAGATTAGAGGAGAAATCTTTCTATAAAAGCTTCAAATTTCTTAGGGTGTTGGATATGCGAGGAGTAACAGATCTCCGGCGATTACCCTATGAAATAGGCAAGCTTGTCCTCCTAAAGTACTTGAATCTATATGGAACCAAGATAGAAAGGCTTCCATCCTCAATAAGAAATCTCCAAAATTTGCAAACCCTAGATATATCAGAGACTAGAATCAATGGCATACCTCGGTCAGTATGGAAATTGGAAGAGCTAAGACATTTTTATGCGAATCTTAAACCTGTTTCACATTCTAATTCATCTGATACTGGTAATGGAATTTCTTGTAATCTTCACTGCAAGATTATTGATGCCGGTGTTCGTGCTCCTCCGAAAATCAGGCGATTAAGGAATCTTCATACACTATCTACAGCAGGAGACAATTGGATAAGCAATGACTTTGGGCAATTGATCAACCTCAGAAAGCTTCAGATAACTGAAGTGAGCATGGACCTTTATGGAGAAGCATTATCTAACTCCATTCTCAGCCTTATATACCTTAAGGAGTTGGATATTAAATGGAAAGAAGGCAAGCTACAGTTTCAAGATTCACTTTCAAACCATTTTCAACTCTACAAAATGAGATTGTTAGGAGTGATGGAAAAGTTACCAACGGATCccaatttctttccaccaaATCTTACTGAGTTGGAGTTATGTCATACAGATCTAAAGCAAGAAGATGGGCCAATGAAAAGCCTAGCAGCATTGAAGAACCTAAAGTTACTCAAACTTCATGAGAGAAGTTTCTTGGGAAACCAGATGGTGTTTCCTGCAAAAGGGTTTCCTAATCTTATATACTTGGATCTAGCATTTTTAACTGACTTAGAAGAATTAAAGGTGGAGGAAGGGTCATTCCCCAATCTTAAGTTTCTGAGTCTTGTCAGTTTAAACAGCCTAAGGGAGTTACCAGATGGATTGCAAAAAGTCTCCAGTCTTGAGAAGCTTTATTTACTTGGTATGCCACCAAAATTCCAAGAAAGGACTGAAGAAGATGTGGGAGATGATTGGCCTAAGATCAAGCATATACCATCCATTAAGTTTGGATCAGTCAAATTCGCAAAGCTGGATCTCGTTTATTGA